Proteins from a single region of Tamandua tetradactyla isolate mTamTet1 chromosome 12, mTamTet1.pri, whole genome shotgun sequence:
- the MRPS11 gene encoding small ribosomal subunit protein uS11m: MQAVRTARFWLLKSWVCPRSTGIVAGVPVQTVHTGAQQPRDAAAKPDAEEKAAAPNRGSFSIYPPIPGEECSLRWAGKKFEEIPIAHIKASYNNTLIQVVSATNQPLARASCGTEGFRNAKKGTGIAAQTTGIAAAAKATAKGVTHIRVVVKGLGPGRMSAIKGLTLGGLEVVSITDSTPVPHNGCRPRKARRL, encoded by the exons ATGCAGGCCGTAAGGACCGCAAGATTTTGGCTCTTGAAGTCATGGGTTTGCCCACGGTCTACCGG GATCGTGGCCGGGGTTCCGGTCCAGACGGTCCACACCGGCGCCCAGCAGCCGCGAGACGCAGCGGCGAAGCCGGACGCGGAGGAGAAGGCGGCGGCTCCGAACCGCGGCAGCTTCAG CATTTATCCTCCAATTCCAGGTGAGGAATGCTCTCTGAGGTGGGCAGGAAAGAAATTTGAGGAGATCCCCATTGCACATATTAAAGCATCCTACAACAA CACGCTGATCCAGGTGGTCTCTGCCACTAACCAGCCACTTGCCCGTGCTTCCTGTGGCACGGAGGGCTTTCGGAATGCCAAGAAGGGCACAGGCATCGCGGCGCAGACGACAGGCATAGCTGCAGCGGCG AAAGCTACAGCGAAGGGTGTGACCCACATTCGAGTTGTGGTGAAAGGTCTGGGGCCAGGGCGCATG TCTGCCATCAAGGGACTGACCTTAGGGGGACTGGAGGTGGTCTCAATCACAGACAGCACGCCCGTTCCGCACAACGGCTGCCGCCCCAGGAAGGCCCGGAGGCTGTGA
- the MRPL46 gene encoding large ribosomal subunit protein mL46 isoform X2, whose amino-acid sequence MAAPVRRSLLGVARGCRRFEGFLASSLRFRSLAVAATSSTRESPWRLLGAVCLQRPPLVSKPLTPLQEDMAALLQQIEIEKSLYSDHELRALNEAQRLARKKADLYDEDDGQEILMVQDLEDMWEQTFLQFKPGDRVTEADMKDDRASLHRKLDRNLVLLVKEKLGDQDVWMLPQAEWQPGETLRGTAERTLTILSENNMEAKFLGNAPCGHCKFKFPQSVRKDYNLGAKIFFFKALLLSGDFSQAREKDHHVWVSKEELGDYLKPKYLAQVRRFLLDL is encoded by the exons ATGGCGGCGCCCGTAAGGAGGTCTCTGCTAGGGGTGGCCCGAGGCTGCCGGCGGTTCGAGGGGTTCTTGGCCAGTTCCTTGCGTTTTCGCAGTCTGGCCGTCGCGGCCACATCGTCGACCAGGGAGTCCCCATGGCGTCTGTTGGGTGCGGTTTGCCTGCAGCGGCCACCGCTAGTCTCGAAGCCGCTGACCCCGTTGCAGGAGGATATGGCGGCTCTACTTCAGCAG ATTGAGATAGAGAAAAGTCTGTATTCAGACCATGAGCTTCGTGCTCTAAATGAAGCCCAGCGACTGGCAAGGAAGAAAGCCGACCTTTACGATGAAGATGATGGACAGGAAATATTGATGGTGCAGGATTTGGAAGATATGTGGGAACAGACATTTCTACAGTTCAAACCTGGAGATCGCGTAACAG AAGCCGATATGAAGGACGACCGAGCCTCGCTGCATCGGAAGCTGGATAGGAATCTTGTCCTTTTGGTCAAAGAGAAGCTTGGAGACCAGGATGTCTGGATGCTGCCCCAGGCAGAGTGGCAGCCCGGGGAGACCCTCCGAGGAACGGCTGAGCGAACCCTGACCATACTCTCAG aAAACAACATGGAAGCCAAGTTCCTAGGAAATGCACCCTGTGGCCACTGCAAGTTCAAGTTCCCCCAGTCAGTGCGGAAGGATTATAACCTCGGGGCAAAAATATTCTTCTTCAAAGCACTTCTTCTGTCTGGGGACTTTTCCCAGGCCAGGGAGAAGGACCATCATGTTTGGGTCAGTAAGGAGGAGCTGGGTGACTATTTGAAACCAAAATACCTGGCCCAGGTGAGGAGATTTCTCTTGGACCTCTGA
- the MRPL46 gene encoding large ribosomal subunit protein mL46 isoform X1 translates to MAAPVRRSLLGVARGCRRFEGFLASSLRFRSLAVAATSSTRESPWRLLGAVCLQRPPLVSKPLTPLQEDMAALLQQIEIEKSLYSDHELRALNEAQRLARKKADLYDEDDGQEILMVQDLEDMWEQTFLQFKPGDRVTVEADMKDDRASLHRKLDRNLVLLVKEKLGDQDVWMLPQAEWQPGETLRGTAERTLTILSENNMEAKFLGNAPCGHCKFKFPQSVRKDYNLGAKIFFFKALLLSGDFSQAREKDHHVWVSKEELGDYLKPKYLAQVRRFLLDL, encoded by the exons ATGGCGGCGCCCGTAAGGAGGTCTCTGCTAGGGGTGGCCCGAGGCTGCCGGCGGTTCGAGGGGTTCTTGGCCAGTTCCTTGCGTTTTCGCAGTCTGGCCGTCGCGGCCACATCGTCGACCAGGGAGTCCCCATGGCGTCTGTTGGGTGCGGTTTGCCTGCAGCGGCCACCGCTAGTCTCGAAGCCGCTGACCCCGTTGCAGGAGGATATGGCGGCTCTACTTCAGCAG ATTGAGATAGAGAAAAGTCTGTATTCAGACCATGAGCTTCGTGCTCTAAATGAAGCCCAGCGACTGGCAAGGAAGAAAGCCGACCTTTACGATGAAGATGATGGACAGGAAATATTGATGGTGCAGGATTTGGAAGATATGTGGGAACAGACATTTCTACAGTTCAAACCTGGAGATCGCGTAACAG TAGAAGCCGATATGAAGGACGACCGAGCCTCGCTGCATCGGAAGCTGGATAGGAATCTTGTCCTTTTGGTCAAAGAGAAGCTTGGAGACCAGGATGTCTGGATGCTGCCCCAGGCAGAGTGGCAGCCCGGGGAGACCCTCCGAGGAACGGCTGAGCGAACCCTGACCATACTCTCAG aAAACAACATGGAAGCCAAGTTCCTAGGAAATGCACCCTGTGGCCACTGCAAGTTCAAGTTCCCCCAGTCAGTGCGGAAGGATTATAACCTCGGGGCAAAAATATTCTTCTTCAAAGCACTTCTTCTGTCTGGGGACTTTTCCCAGGCCAGGGAGAAGGACCATCATGTTTGGGTCAGTAAGGAGGAGCTGGGTGACTATTTGAAACCAAAATACCTGGCCCAGGTGAGGAGATTTCTCTTGGACCTCTGA